In the genome of Nymphaea colorata isolate Beijing-Zhang1983 chromosome 9, ASM883128v2, whole genome shotgun sequence, one region contains:
- the LOC116261438 gene encoding transcription factor bHLH129-like, which yields MYSSQSQMGSGLMRYRSAPSSFLESLVSGSANEFHGPAAVNLMGKYFPVDSSCLTSESSCRMTASPSAATPPDLEEAGPPRSEAQQSRPPAPPPPPSMEEALKKGQAGCGRSNPFCDSETVFHVSGGGGGGADGGSGGGTAGGFSLLGHAAMGSFPAASNFKSSLTRHSSSPAGFLSSLHLDNGYPLGAGVGGFNLDSCSGGQHGVAHRRLKPQLSFSRQDSGKGLLSQLSDMSMPEVGESITGNNSSSDDSANVTKSYISNGFPMGTTWDDSHPNTVVFGSASRKRTRDLSGEIIHGLNDPQFGLGNASLDMASMEKLLQIQQDSVPCKIRAKRGCATHPRSIAERERRTRISEKLRKLQELVPNMDKQTNTADMLDLAVQYIKTLQNDVQKLTQESANCTCSSKQETKL from the exons ATGTATTCGAGTCAGTCGCAGATGGGGAGCGGCTTGATGCGGTATAGGTCCGCGCCGAGCTCGTTTCTGGAGAGCCTGGTGAGCGGATCGGCCAACGAATTCCACGGCCCGGCGGCGGTGAACCTGATGGGCAAGTACTTCCCCGTGGATTCCTCCTGCCTGACGTCGGAGTCGAGCTGTCGGATGACCGCCTCGCCGTCTGCTGCCACGCCTCCGGATCTCGAGGAGGCCGGGCCCCCAAGGTCGGAGGCCCAGCAGTCCCGGCCGCCGGCGCCGCCCCCACCACCCTCAATGGAGGAGGCTCTGAAGAAGGGCCAGGCCGGATGCGGTCGAAGCAATCCGTTCTGCGACTCGGAGACCGTGTTTCACgtcagcggcggcggcggtggtggagCTGACGGTGGCAGCGGGGGCGGTACGGCAGGTGGGTTCTCCTTGTTGGGGCACGCGGCTATGGGGAGTTTTCCGGCGGCGAGTAATTTCAAGAGCTCGCTCACGAGGCACAGTAGTTCTCCTGCTGGCTTCTTGTCCAGTCTTCACCTGGATAATG GGTATCCTTTGGGCGCTGGTGTTGGAGGTTTCAACTTGGACAGCTGCTCCGGTGGGCAGCACGGTGTTGCACACAGGAGGCTGAAGCCTCAGTTGAGCTTTTCCAGACAGGATTCCGGCAAAGGCCTCCTGTCTCAGTTATCAGATATGAGCATGCCAGAGGTTGGTGAAAGCATTACCGGCAACAACAGCAGCTCCGACGACTCTGCAAACGTCACCAAGTCTTACATCTCCAATGGCTTCCCAATGGGCACCACCTGGGACGATTCACACCCCAACACCGTCGTCTTTGGCTCTGCCTCAAGGAAACGCACCAGAGACTTGAGCGGAGAAATCATTCATGGCCTCAACGATCCACAG TTTGGCCTAGGGAATGCATCTCTGGACATGGCTTCCATGGAGAAACTTCTGCAAATTCAACAAGATTCCGTCCCATGCAAGATTCGTGCAAAGCGTGGTTGTGCCACTCATCCACGAAGCATTGCTGAGAGG gaaagaagaacaagaataagTGAAAAGCTGAGGAAGCTACAGGAGCTTGTTCCGAACATGGATAAG CAAACAAACACAGCAGACATGTTGGATTTGGCAGTTCAATACATTAAGACCCTTCAGAATGATGTTCAG AAACTTACACAAGAAAGTGCTAACTGCACTTGCTCAAGCAAGCAGGAAACAAAGTTGTAG